In Deltaproteobacteria bacterium, the sequence GCGACCATCGATCTGATCCAGTTACACAACCGCATAGGATTTCAGCGTCAGCCGGAGCAGGACCAGGACCGGGTAGGTATCCATGGCCTCGACGCAGTGATGCGAGCATTTGAGATGCTTCAACAGCAGGGCAAGATTCGGTTTTGGGGGATCACCGGATTGGGTGCGAGCGACGGGTTGCATGAGGCAGTAGCGACCGGGGGATTTCAGGCGATTCAGGTTCCGTACAATTTGCTCAACCCGTCGGCGGGTACGACTGTACCGCCGAGTTTTCCATTCCAGGATTATAGACAACTTATTGATCATGCTGCACAGAAGGAAACGGGCGTGATAGCCATTCGTATCCTGGCCGGAGGTGCACTTAGTGGTACCACGGATCGACATCCAATTGCCGCGCAGTCGGTCAATCCCATTGCGTCGGAGCAGGCATACAGCGCTGATGTTGCCAGGGTCCAGCGCTATACATTTCTGGTTGAAGATGGCGTTGTGAGTAATCTGGTCGAATCTGCTATTCGCTTTGTGGTCAGCAAGTCCGGCGTATCGACAGCATTACTGGGCATTTCAAGCCGAGACCAGCTTGAGCAGGCCGTCAAGTATGTTGAACGCGGTCCTTTGTCTGTGGATACATTGAGACACATCCGAGCGACTTGGTCCTGCCCTGAATAGCAACAGGGTGCCGCAGGGCGGCACGACGCCCAACAAGAGCGTTGAACAGATGGTGGGGGGCGGTATTTTTCTTTAGGCTTTCCCGAAATCTTTTCCGTCTGTCTCCCAAAAAAATTGTTCCATCTCGGGAGAAAGCCCTGGCATCCTCTCTCCTTCTTTTTGCGCAATGCGAATCCTATAGATGTTTTCAAGATGCGGAAGGATTTTTTGCAGTTCCGGGGTTGTCTCCACTTTCTGGTTTATTAAATTCCGTTGCCTGGCCGCCTTCTCAAAATCCTTTTTATCAATCGGGATGTCATAGAGCAAATTCAAAATTTCCATTAACCGCACCTTTCCCAGGTAATCCTCATCCACGTTAATATATTGAGGTAAAGAAACGATAAACGAGATGGCTTCCATGCCCAGCTCGGACCCTTTTTGGGCAATCAAAGAAGTAATGGTCGTTGGACCCTGGTAATTACTGGGCTGGACTCCCGCTCTCTTTAGATCTTGCTCCGCCTCCTTTCCCGTTGCTCTCCCATTGACAAGTAAAGGTTTCGTGTGCGGGACAGAATCGTACATGCTGCCTAAAAGGCAATACCTTTTTACTTTAAAGGCCTTAAAAAGCTTTAAGATGGAATCAACATAGGCTTCGGCAAGAGCATGAGGTTCAAGAAGGCGAAGAAAAAGGAGGTCGTTTCCCTTTTCCCTTTGGGCGTAGCTAAGAATGGTGTTGGGTATTTTTAACAGGCGAACATCTCTTTCAAAGTAAAGAGTGGGGCGATAGCGGGTAAAATCGAAAAAATTGCCGGGCCTGGCCAATTTGGCCAATTCCTTAGCTCCAAACTGAGCCTCTAATCCATCCAAGGTCAAGCTGCCGACGTTATTCACATCTACCCAGGGGCGAAGAGTCGCCAAAACATGTGGTTCTCTTAATTCCGGAATGGGTTCATTTAACTCAAAAGCACCAATCCTCATTTATTTTCCCCCTTTATCCTGCGTTTGGGCAATTTTGATGGCTTCGTAAAAAGTCCATCTGTCCCGCGCTTCGCGGGATTGTGCTGCATCCCCCTAAGTACGCCTCAGTCCCGCTCGGAGCGGGATTGCGCGCCTGGTCCGCCTAAGGCGGAGATCTTTTTACTTTGCCATGCCTCTGAAGATTTTTTATGAGATCATCAATTTTTTTCATCTCTTGCTTATTATAACCAAAATTACTAAAAAAATAAGCTAGAAAGATAGGGAGAAATCGGGCGTAGATTTAACCCATAGTAAGCGTTAGCATATTTCATTGAAAAATCAGAGGGTAAGATGGCTTTTGCTTTAACCTTCACTTTTCCTGTGATGGTTCTTTCGTTTGTTCGTTCAACAACTGTTGCAGACTGGGAAGGGATTTGCGGGGGGGCTATAAAATAAGAGTGGTTATTTTGCGATCGGCCAGTAGCGGCCGTTACTCCGTACGATTTTCAAAGCAACCCCGTAGAGTTCCTCGATCGTTTGAGCATTGATGATGGCTTCCGTTTTCCCGCTGGCGATCACTCGCCCCTCTTTGATGATCAACGTCTTCTTAAATAAAGGGAGGATTTCTTCAATATGGTGGGTCACGTAAACCAGACTGGGTGCTCCTTTATATCTTCCCAAATCTTGTAAAGAGGCCAGAAAGGTTTCCCGTGCTCCAGGGTCCAGGCCGGCGCAGGGTTCATCCAGGATAATAAGATAGGGTTGGGTCATGCGCGCTCTGGCGATCAAGACCTTTTGCTGTTCTCCCTGGGAAAGAAAACCAAATTTCATACCGGCCAATTCTGCGCAGCCGAGTTCATCCAAATGTTGGAGTGCGGTTTCGTAGTCCTGCTTGTTGGGGACGTCCCATTTCATCTTCACGAAGCCGATCTGGGCATATTTCCCCGAAAGGACGGTGTCCGAGACCAGTTCTTCCGCCGGGATATGCGCAGGAAGAGAAGACGTAACCCAGCCAATGCTTCGCCTCAACTCCCTCAGGTCGATGAGCGCTTTCCCTTGGCGCCGTACCTCTCCTCCCGCGTTCGGCCAGAGGTACCCGCAGACAATTTTCAGCAGGGTGGTTTTCCCTGCACCGTTCGGCCCCAGAAGGGCCCAATGTTCTCCGCGTTCCACTTTCCAGGTAACATTATCGACTATTTTTCTGCCATTGATGGCATACGTCACTTCCCAAATTTCCAGCGCCGGAACTTTCATTCTTTACTTTCCCATTTAATCCTTTTTATTTTTCCCGTCATTCAGCTATACAAACGAGCATGGCTCTTAAAAGGCCGATTCAATCTCATTCCCAAAAAAACGGGTGGTTACGCAGAATGGATAAGAATGTCTCTGAGCCCGGCGATCTTTTTCCATTCTATGCCCGGATACTTTGAACGAATTTCATCAGGTATTCTTTTAGCGGCTTCCCCGATACTTTCGGATTACGGCTTCTTCCGCACATACACAGGGCCCATACAGGCTCAGCCGCCGAAAATCATAACCTTTAACAATGTTTTGGTTTTTCTGGAGAATTTCCGCGGATCCCCAATGGAATTCTATTTCTTTCCAAACTTAGCCAGCCACAATTGACGCGTAAGTTGCATATGCCCGATATGCATGGCCCAGTGCTCGATGACGTGCAGGATTGCCCACCGGACCGTTACCATGCGGTCCCGAAATTTCCGGGTTTCCTCCAGTTGGGCAGGCGGCAAGGATGATAGAATTGAGGGTGTATCCTTTGCCGCCGTTTCCAATTTGGCTATCAGTTCCGGAAACTCCAGCCCTTTAACGATGAACTCAGCATCTCGGTCACGATGGATGGAGCGTCCTCCAATAATCTCTTTTATCCAAAAAGCCTCTGAACCAGCCAAGTGGATCGTCATGACTGCCAGTGAGTTCGTGACCAGTTCTCCCTGGCCATCAATCGGACGCCAATCCAGCGCTTCTTTCGGTAGTCCTTCCAGCAGAGTTTTAACCTGATTGCGCAGATCGTTCAAAAAGGACGAGTAAATTTCAATTTCTTTTAACATTTCTATTCCTCCTTACCCTATTGACGACTTATTATCCGCATTCTCTTAGATAAGAAATAATGATCTCTGCCAACAAGGCTTATTCTCCCAACAATTTATAAGTTACGCTGGAGATCCTCTCGCAGGTAGAAAATCTGCCGGAAATGACTCCAGCCTAATTCTTTCGACAGTGTCGAAAGAATCTCCAGATCCGGGAAAGCCTCAGTGAGACGAACCATCCGTGATAAATTAGGGGGAGAAAAGCCGTTTCCGAATTCTTCGACCAATTGTGCCGATACTGTCGGCACTATCTTTTCACCATAATCAGCCCGCTTCTCCTTCAGGAGATCCTGTCGAATCCGCTGGCCCACTTTCCAATAAAGCATTACCAAGGCAGAATTGACCGTTCGGGCCAAATCCTGGCGGGCTTCTACAATTAAACTTCGAAGATCGCCAAGAAGTTTTTCGTTTTGTCTTAAAAAACTTATGGTTTTCGCCATTTCTTACACCTCAACCCTATAAGCCTGAGATATCCCGTTGCCGAAGATTCCCATGACCTTGCCTAAAAATCGGATTGCGACCCGCTTTCTCACCTGAAAAAATCCTTGCTGGCGGAACCATAAACAACCCTATTTCTATTTTTACCCAAAGTAGACCTGGGCCTTTTTTCCGGCTGGAGATTCACACCGCCGCCGCATACACGCTTCGGCCCTCTCCGTAGTAGCTCTCAAAAACATGCTGGTAGACGTCGTTGCACTTTTGGGTGTAAATGTCTCGTGTGAAAACCTCCGGGAGTTCGTTGAGTTTGTCCATCACTGTGACCATGACGGCCGCCCGCCTCGCCTGTGTCTTCCTCCAATCCAACACAAACTTTTCCCGTTTTAACGTTTCCAGGAGTTCCCGGGCTACCTTTTTGACCTGCCGTACTTCTGCCTTTTTAAGTTTCATGTCGGGCTTTGTGATGAGGTCAAAAACCGCCAATTCTTCCTCAGACAGCCCCTCGGAAACTCCCCGTTTCTCCTCCTCCTGTAACTCCTTCACGAACTTAAGAAGCCGGTCGAAAAATTCCTCCACATTGACCGCTCCCTGGTTGTAGTCATCAATCATCCGCTGGAATTTCTCCAAGTAGTCCACCCGGGTCTTGTTCAGTCGCACCATCTTTTCCAAGGCAGAGTTGATGGCCCCCCGGAGTTTTTCGATCTCCATGTGCCTCCGTTCTTTGGCAAACTCCTTCTTGAGAGCCTTAAAGTCAATCTCGCTGAGGTCAACCAGTTTTTTCTTCCCAAAGGGGGCCACCGGCTCCCGGATGATATACCCCTTGGCTGTGAT encodes:
- a CDS encoding ATP-binding cassette domain-containing protein, whose translation is MKVPALEIWEVTYAINGRKIVDNVTWKVERGEHWALLGPNGAGKTTLLKIVCGYLWPNAGGEVRRQGKALIDLRELRRSIGWVTSSLPAHIPAEELVSDTVLSGKYAQIGFVKMKWDVPNKQDYETALQHLDELGCAELAGMKFGFLSQGEQQKVLIARARMTQPYLIILDEPCAGLDPGARETFLASLQDLGRYKGAPSLVYVTHHIEEILPLFKKTLIIKEGRVIASGKTEAIINAQTIEELYGVALKIVRSNGRYWPIAK
- a CDS encoding aldo/keto reductase; this encodes MKYNILGRTGLHISQLGFGCGSIGGLLVRGDYPTMRRVVSCAIELGINYFDTAPQYGNGQSEVNLGAVLRELKANVLIGTKVRLTGAEMGQIGAAISRSVEGSLRRLGRATIDLIQLHNRIGFQRQPEQDQDRVGIHGLDAVMRAFEMLQQQGKIRFWGITGLGASDGLHEAVATGGFQAIQVPYNLLNPSAGTTVPPSFPFQDYRQLIDHAAQKETGVIAIRILAGGALSGTTDRHPIAAQSVNPIASEQAYSADVARVQRYTFLVEDGVVSNLVESAIRFVVSKSGVSTALLGISSRDQLEQAVKYVERGPLSVDTLRHIRATWSCPE
- a CDS encoding DUF1016 N-terminal domain-containing protein — protein: MAKTISFLRQNEKLLGDLRSLIVEARQDLARTVNSALVMLYWKVGQRIRQDLLKEKRADYGEKIVPTVSAQLVEEFGNGFSPPNLSRMVRLTEAFPDLEILSTLSKELGWSHFRQIFYLREDLQRNL
- a CDS encoding PAC2 family protein, encoding MRIGAFELNEPIPELREPHVLATLRPWVDVNNVGSLTLDGLEAQFGAKELAKLARPGNFFDFTRYRPTLYFERDVRLLKIPNTILSYAQREKGNDLLFLRLLEPHALAEAYVDSILKLFKAFKVKRYCLLGSMYDSVPHTKPLLVNGRATGKEAEQDLKRAGVQPSNYQGPTTITSLIAQKGSELGMEAISFIVSLPQYINVDEDYLGKVRLMEILNLLYDIPIDKKDFEKAARQRNLINQKVETTPELQKILPHLENIYRIRIAQKEGERMPGLSPEMEQFFWETDGKDFGKA
- a CDS encoding DUF664 domain-containing protein, encoding MLKEIEIYSSFLNDLRNQVKTLLEGLPKEALDWRPIDGQGELVTNSLAVMTIHLAGSEAFWIKEIIGGRSIHRDRDAEFIVKGLEFPELIAKLETAAKDTPSILSSLPPAQLEETRKFRDRMVTVRWAILHVIEHWAMHIGHMQLTRQLWLAKFGKK
- a CDS encoding DUF3387 domain-containing protein, which translates into the protein DYVGVFRNLQRALAIYGSGSGGGVKPGEEPVKAKAELVAMLKTAIDQTVQFLTEMGVEAEPIIDAKGFERVKLLDEAVDAILINDTTKKRFINLSNTVNRIYKAILPDPEANEFVPVCALFRAIQLKIEALQPEADVSEVMEKVEDLLDESITAKGYIIREPVAPFGKKKLVDLSEIDFKALKKEFAKERRHMEIEKLRGAINSALEKMVRLNKTRVDYLEKFQRMIDDYNQGAVNVEEFFDRLLKFVKELQEEEKRGVSEGLSEEELAVFDLITKPDMKLKKAEVRQVKKVARELLETLKREKFVLDWRKTQARRAAVMVTVMDKLNELPEVFTRDIYTQKCNDVYQHVFESYYGEGRSVYAAAV